The genomic DNA agaagcttgatgaaaatATCAAGAAGGAGTTTGGTCAAATTGGGAAGCAAGACAAGTtattttctcacttctctcaattgagacaaatttcaattaatgaaatgagcttagggaacatggaaaggggtcaaccctcatcaatcaagtctccaaaggctagTGTGATTTTTCAGCCAAAATAAATTATCCAAAtaattcagacaaaaatccactaGACCTATCCTATGAAACCcttaggccagatgaaaagaagctgcttgcaAGGTCTATTGCCTTATCCAAAGATCCCAGAGATACAGTGTCAAAGAACAAAATTGCTAAGATCTACAAGAATGGTAAATTAatctgtgtagtggctggacatccacagtttgcagaggctaagaaagaagaaaaggtgaagCTTAAACAACAACAAAAGAAAGCTGCTTTAAAAGCCGATAAACTAGCGAAGAAGCATGCAACCACAGAAGTTGCATTGTCTGCTGTGATAACTAAAAATCTGAAtaaaggaaagaaagaagaaccaaagcagacTAAGAGGAAGTTTAGATACAAAATCCACTCAAAGAGGAAGCTAGATTTTGATGAAGATAAGGAAGACtacatgccaacccaatctacaacttcaagCCAATCAGCCATACCTACTGTGAAGGAGGCTGATttcaaggttgatcctaacatTACTTTCCATGGTAAACCtgtaattcccaaggatgaacctatagattgggatagtctgcctcttcctgatctaaacattccGATCTTTGCTAAACCAAggaagacaaagaaaagagcagtCAAAACAGTCAAGCCTGTCAAGTTTCAATCCAAGCAAgtggccaaacccaaacctactgtcaacaagggagatcaactctacatttgtgacatcaaagaatttttagacatagatctctatctggatgagctagaagaagttagagctatggatgcctacaagcaccttccagagGGACTAGtattcaggtacaagggtggtagggagattacatggccacttcacataATTCTCAATGAAAGTTATTCCACTTTGGTGACCATCTTCTCTgtaatcaagaaaaactttggattcaacatagttGCTAAGAAGATGGTACtgaacaagattgaggagataaggaatagctggagggggccaaatgcactcccaagagtattgacaatCCCTTTCACTAaagatagggtgcatttgaggccttactggATTTTGGAGTTTAAAGATGAAAAatgcatcagaagattcttcagggGAAGATCAGCTGaaaatttcaagcaatgaaactcttatGGAGATGCAAGGAAAGCTGGATCAGAAAAATGAGGATGAATCTGAATTTTATAGGCAACTTCAAAATCAAATTGAGGAGAACAAtatgaagctgggaaagaagtcaagacaatcaaggaaatgatctaaatGTGCTCAGtatagaggagcaccttgaaaatgatctgtaagacacTCTACAAATCCTCTGTGAGAAATTTCAATAAGTTGCAAcacttgtaaattttatctaatttatttcattctgtattcatagggtattttgttatcatcaagtttcgcttagtttatggctacaattccagtagacagaaattgggggagattgttaggaatatgttgtgtacttgatgataacttgaacaaaacacttagtagattttatttaagtgaattttgtatctttcaacggataatcatttcaacattcgttgaaagagtagcaataagattagtagcacattaATGCATACTTAAATAGCTTAGTGatctagatgttgtagaatgtttaagtcatgttgattactacattgatatgcaagataggttggttaattgtaaatattagaatacttgtaatcttgtataaatgaaatggagttaactgtcaagaagacagtctcaatggatgattcacaaagcttcaacgaatgatcaacttaagtctcgacggatgatcaaacagagtttcaacggatgatcaacctgagtttcaacggatgattaaattcaaaagagcagttgatagtgacttgacagtcacatgcgttggttgtatgcaaaaggaatgtgacagcctaattcaggttttagagaacaaagaagcatttccttttccatgctaaactgaagatatttaaagatgctagAAAGAAAAGTGAAGAAGCATAAAGTTAGACTAGAAatattttttcttatttatttgtcttcttatcatgtaacttggtgatatataaactaagagtagcaagttgaaaaTTATCCAAGTGAGTAAgtaattaccagagaaatagaaaaagctacatctgtaaagaatttctctgttctttatGTGTTCAACTGGTAAATAGCTGTGTGCAAAtattgcatcacagagttctcatattaatatatatctctggtggaaaagtttaatccaccagaaagtttttaagtacttgtatttaaatactgtgtgttttgatttttatacttctttcattccgcatcactgctaaatcaaacacagttcTATATTTATTaaagaactgttcttaaaattgaaagaatccagaattacattcaaccccttctataattcttgtttagattgtttgggaatgaCAAGGTATTTAATAATCCGTAAGAGGACCTCGAGTCTTTTGGAATAAAATAGATACAGACTTTATTTGTGTCAAACATCTACGAAATACTTCCGGGTAATACATatcgaccgactctcggtctacaATATATACACCACGCTACTCGCTAGTGTTAACATGTAATACGATACATATTATATCACAACAATATCGTCTTATAATACTTTGTAACTGAAATCATGGTAAGCATGGCATCATACGTAAATGCAGTAAATCATTTTTACAACACAACAATAATCTTAAGtagggtttgtaaacttgcctgcGGATTTCGAGGTGAAGTGTGCTCTCGAGTTTGTCCGGTAATCTATAAACAAGAACATTATCATTCCGTTAGTTCTTATTCGTACTTAACGTCACTTGTTAAATACTTAACATTTTATAATCGAATAACACGACTCAATCTACTCTCGTCATTTGATTAAAGCACAAATAGTCATTACCATCGATTAAGATTTTTAATCATTATCGTCCATTGTACTTATTCGTTTTACAAGTCGGCTCCCCTCGCGGCATCTAAGGAATTCTACTCACGTGGCCTTGGcaccgatatttttataaaatcgaacaattaatattttctcttgaaatttttatggcagctTATTTACTCCATATCCCAATCTCTGTTAAATTTTCATGacttttaaataattttaagtCGGTCATTTGTACTCCCAAAATTaataattcgtagcagtttttgtcgcgtaaatcgcGTTTACTAAAACTGACCTAATTTTTGAATCGTAGATCAAaattaagcgattcaagtgcctaaacgatcctttCGACAAGCTCTGTAATTTACAACTCTTTTTTTTCAATAAAAGATAGTTTATCAATTTTGTAATTTTGTAGAAAACTAAGCTGTCGCGAATCTGGTATTATAAAGACGTTACTATTATGATACATCGTACGTTTTAACACTACCACACTACCAATCATCCAATAATAACCAATACATCAATTATCTACTTATTCATCTCAGGAACTCAAGGTTTTGTGTTCATAGACCTCATCCTTAACAACCAATTCATCAACAACCACCAAATCAACATAATAACACTACACCTATATCCTGTATTCAAGATCtatgcttttcttgaaagttcaacacttaaacaaagtttgaaagaaggttttatacctttatttggTTCTTGGAAGGCTCTCCATGGATGGATGATGCTTGATATACTCTTGAGTGTGTTTAAAGATCCTAGATCATCCAAGAAATTAACAAAAATAACTtgaagttactattcatcatcatctttatCATTTTATTAACCTAGAAAAACTTAAGAGAATTGGATGAAAGATTTATGTTGCCTTAGTTTGATAATATGGAAGTTTGGAAATTAATTGTAGAATTTTTTCATGGCTTGATCTTGGATTTTGGAATTTGATTTCCTTGTTTTTAGGTGAGGGACGAATAGAGCTGGGTGTTGTTTTGATGCTTGCTTGCTTGATTGGTGCTTGGTTGATTCGAATTGTTCTAATACTATTGAAACAACAATTGTGATACAATGTCTTAATACAATTTTAAGCAGAATATGATAAGAAATTTAACCAATCATAAATACAAAAAAGATTATATTGTTCAACTACTATTTGATAGTACATGTGGCTCCTGGTAGgcctactcctaggctcctactccatacagctcctggtaggcctactcctaggctcctaactcCATTCAGCTCCTGGGAGGTctactcctaggctcctaactcCACGCAGCTCCTGGAAGGAGTAGTCCCGCACGCTACCACTCCTAACTAGCTCAGTCCCGCAAGCAGAACCTTGATAAACCCCagcacgtgagacgttggcccaagcacgtgacggggacaactgtcacacatcaatcatgggaataatcagggcacgtgtcagaggatcctcagaacattccccGACCAGTCCCGCGCTAACACGTATAAAACATCCACTCccgccaggtgtcctccgctcccagaaccaatggctacgattcaaaggtaccaaccccaaaaccctacccttgggctataaatagcccaagaaagtgaggttttggggttaatcattcttaCACACTCATACACACACATAGCAACCTTACATTCATATTCATCTCCATCTTCCCcaaaagctagttcttactctcacgccggaggcgccgcgggactccaaccccccttccggtgttgttttgtagggACACAGCCACAACTACACCTCCACAGCGGCGAACGATCCAGGACGCCGTCGAAAGAGCAGCCCCGCCACCGGGAGTTATCACTATTCAAAAACCAAAATATGATACAATGTTACAACATAGAATATGATCATATATTGTACTATATATAGTTGTAATTCAATTACTCATCTTTATATTTCTCAATATACATATTTTTTGCAACAATATTATAACAAACTTAAAAAAAAGTATTTCAACAATGTCAGAAAtaacgatatatatatatatatgcattaaaaaattttaaaaataaattctaaaaatttaaaaataaaaaggtAAATTTTTAAAaaccgtgcatcgcacgagttaTAAGTTAGTatagaaaataaatatatatttttgcttGTTTGGTTTTGGTGGGATTTGAACATGGAAATTTGGGTaatgtataaataataatataaatatttgtttttGGTGAGATTCGAAGCAATTATTATTTTAGTATTTAGATCTAACGGTTCATATTGTTTATTTAAAAAGATTTGACGTTCAAAACCAAACTAAAAAAAGAATACTAAATTATACCCAATTCCAGTTATTATTGTATGATAATGTAATATAGTATAAGTACTATAGATTTGTataaaaagattttataaatatTGAATGTTGATTAAAAAAGATTTAGTCTAATATCTTAATATCTTGTGTAATTCATATTTAAATTCATTATTCTAGTTCAATTTCATCTTCGAATCTTTACCAAATTACAATCAATTTATATTTAAAGTTCCATATTGAAACGTATTTTTTTATTATGTATATTTTAGAAACTCTCATGCAAAGCCACAACGGGATATCATTAAATAtctttttatttaattaaaaaaagaAGGAACAGATGTTACAACCGGCAATTGCCAATGTAATTCCGTGGGAATTGCCCAGTCTAAGTTGGAGCATTAAGCGGCGAGCTTAATGTAAGTAATAAAACCTAGCTGGACGAAGCCTTTGTGTTGAAATCGAATGATGCGTTTATAATTTTCAAGGCTGTTGATAGCCCCTTGCTTGAATAAATTAGTAGTTATTGACAAAAGAGAGGGGGGATGATGTTACATGCAAAAACAGAATCGGAGGGATCAACAAGCTCTACACCGAAATCATGTCATAATCAACAACAACCTCCTCCCCTATACTATGTGATAAGCCCTCCTCATGATTTTTCCCCACCCCAGACTTGTTCACCTCTTTTTAGCAGCAGTCCTGTTAATTCTCCTCTGCACCCTTCCCGCCCTTCCAATTCTTCCAATACTAGTACCAGACTTCACTCTCATTCCTCCTCTTACAGTAGCAGAGTTTCTGCTGGTTTTGCAAGAAAAGGTTATTCCACTCGAAAGAGATCCAGCTGGACTGAATCTACTATTGTCATCAAAGAACAACAAGACTTCTTATTTTGTGATTATCAACGTTGCAAGTGTTTGATTGCTATTTTTGCTTTAGCTACTGTGTTCGCGCTGTTTTGTTTCATCATTTGGGGGGCTAGTAGGCCTTATCATCCTCATGTTTCTCTAAAGGTAATCCCCTTCTTTTTGTATTTCTCTTCATTTTACTATTTTGTATTTCTATACCATCACAGGTATTTGCTCTGTTATCTGTTACATACTTCCAATATTGTCTCATTTAGATATGTACCTCCAGAAATTTTTTCAGAGTCAAATACCATGGTTTAAATCTTTTATATGTTTTGTACTTCCGTGATCAAATCCCCCCCTCCTTGTTTCAGTCTCACTCACAATACACAGAGTAGTGGTGTCACTGTTTGAGCTAAATCAGTCAGCACAACTGTGTATGTTAGTGTCTGTTGTAATCatgatttatggatttcttttgcTTTTATCTCTGTAAAACTGATTTACTTTAAATTTTCGCGCTCCTAGGTAGTTTTTGAAAGTGTAGGAGTTGAGTATACTGATAATGGAGAATGGGGGTAGCCTAGTACAAGATTCATCTCCTTCCCATTTACTTCATGACAAGTCATGAGTCTAAGTCCTAACAAGGTGCAGGAGGGCTTCTCTAACAACTCAACTTGCTTCACAAAATTATTAAACATCTAAAACCCATATCTGGCATGACAGATCTGTAGACAATTTTCATGAAATGAATCACAAGAACATTTTCGTTATTTTCACATGTCATATCAGTACCCTTTTACAAAAGTTTATTTTGGTTTCTTGTAGAGCTTGACGGTGTATAATTTCTATTCCGGGGAAGGATCAGATTTTTCTGGTGTGCCTACAAAGATGCTGACAGTAAACTGTTCAATGAAGATGAGCATTATTAACCCTGCAACATTCTTTGGTATTCATGTTCGTTCAACCACTGTAAATCTCATATTTTCTCAGATTACAGTGGCAACCGGTCAGGTGAGATTCTTGATACCTTAGATAATGTCGACTACACTGCACTTTGAAATGCATCATGTATGTACGGGATAttaaaactatatatataagcTTTGTACTGCTCATACTGACATGTGCATCCATGGTCTATAGCTGCAAAGAAAATACTTGCCAAGAACAAGCCAGAGGATTATGCAAGTAGACATGAAAGGGCAAAGGGTTCCTCTTTATGGGGCTGGAGCGAGCTTACCTATAATGTCAGATAAACCAAATTCGGTTCCAATGAAACTAGACATGGAAATAATATCGAATGGTAATGTGGTGGGAAAATTAGTGAAGACAAACCATATCCAGCATATTATTTGTTTCTTGGTCATCACAAATTCCAGAAACATTGAAGTTATTAAGTTTACAGAAAAATCATGTATACACGATTAACTAGTCTGGTGTTGAGGCTGACAGTGAAGAATAATATTTTGATTGGTAACATATTTATAAGACACGCCCTTTTACGTTCTTATTTTAATCCATGTCATTGCAGCCTTACAGCTCATATGTTAAATAGTTAAAATTTCTGAATTAGTAATAATTTGAAcagtaataaataagattgtttgataaaattatttaaatttctgAATGATAACATTAACGTGTTTGTGGTTGAGTGGTTGATAATA from Apium graveolens cultivar Ventura chromosome 5, ASM990537v1, whole genome shotgun sequence includes the following:
- the LOC141723349 gene encoding uncharacterized protein LOC141723349; amino-acid sequence: MMLHAKTESEGSTSSTPKSCHNQQQPPPLYYVISPPHDFSPPQTCSPLFSSSPVNSPLHPSRPSNSSNTSTRLHSHSSSYSSRVSAGFARKGYSTRKRSSWTESTIVIKEQQDFLFCDYQRCKCLIAIFALATVFALFCFIIWGASRPYHPHVSLKSLTVYNFYSGEGSDFSGVPTKMLTVNCSMKMSIINPATFFGIHVRSTTVNLIFSQITVATGQLQRKYLPRTSQRIMQVDMKGQRVPLYGAGASLPIMSDKPNSVPMKLDMEIISNGNVVGKLVKTNHIQHIICFLVITNSRNIEVIKFTEKSCIHD